The [Bacillus] selenitireducens MLS10 genome includes a region encoding these proteins:
- a CDS encoding MOSC domain-containing protein produces MAGTVEQIWIKRMKQGPMDEAAHVTAYANSGLKGNADQRGKRQVTILEKENWVAAMAELNGDLDPSRRRANLLVSGISLKDSRLKTLEIGNTRIQIYGETKPCEQMDAALPGLKDTLNKEWRGGVYGVILNDGEIHLGDPVTFIESQSD; encoded by the coding sequence ATGGCTGGAACTGTTGAACAAATTTGGATCAAACGAATGAAGCAAGGGCCTATGGATGAAGCGGCCCATGTCACTGCATATGCAAACTCAGGATTGAAGGGGAATGCTGATCAGCGCGGCAAACGGCAAGTCACCATTCTCGAAAAAGAGAACTGGGTTGCCGCCATGGCCGAACTCAACGGAGACCTCGATCCATCAAGACGACGTGCGAATCTTCTCGTCAGTGGCATTTCCCTGAAAGACTCCAGGCTGAAAACACTGGAGATCGGGAATACCCGCATACAAATCTATGGAGAGACGAAGCCCTGTGAGCAGATGGATGCCGCTTTACCGGGTCTGAAGGACACCCTCAATAAAGAGTGGCGCGGTGGGGTATACGGCGTTATTCTAAACGACGGCGAGATTCACCTGGGAGATCCTGTAACATTTATTGAATCCCAATCAGATTAA
- a CDS encoding metallophosphoesterase, translated as MIKPLRVLKTFGAIWFGFIQFAFLVFPAAHAIVWIASRTGIPFEPLVYSAGVSVFLLFIIYAAVGYYFANSPVIRDHSIRVNKVSTELTEMKAAVISDTHFGPLAGRAAVERLLEKLTSLNPDIIFIVGDFVDDEPDYFVQHGLHQLFKKLKAPLGIYGVLGNHEYYGGKRKEITEMMENIGIHVLLDDVHTIDGKLQIVGRRDKTDRKRHSVERLFQDQAIKGELPLVVLDHQPVELESFPEYPVHMSLSGHTHRGQIWPNHVFTQKLFPLDWGYKQFGQVHSFVSSGYGFWGPPLRIGSRSEILFIQVSFSGAP; from the coding sequence ATGATTAAGCCGTTAAGAGTATTGAAAACCTTCGGTGCCATCTGGTTTGGTTTTATTCAATTTGCATTTCTGGTCTTCCCTGCTGCTCATGCCATCGTATGGATTGCTTCGAGGACCGGGATCCCCTTCGAACCGCTCGTTTACTCGGCAGGTGTCTCAGTGTTTTTGCTCTTCATCATTTACGCTGCTGTCGGCTATTATTTTGCAAACTCTCCCGTCATCCGTGATCACAGCATTCGTGTAAATAAAGTCTCGACAGAGCTGACAGAAATGAAGGCTGCGGTCATTTCGGACACCCATTTTGGACCATTGGCCGGCAGAGCAGCTGTTGAACGTCTGCTTGAGAAGCTGACTTCACTGAATCCGGATATCATTTTTATTGTTGGTGATTTTGTCGATGATGAACCGGATTACTTTGTTCAGCATGGTCTTCATCAGCTGTTTAAAAAGCTGAAAGCCCCTCTTGGTATTTACGGGGTTCTAGGGAATCATGAGTACTATGGAGGAAAGCGCAAGGAAATCACCGAAATGATGGAGAATATCGGGATTCATGTCTTACTCGATGATGTCCACACGATTGATGGTAAATTGCAGATTGTCGGCAGGCGGGATAAAACTGATCGAAAGAGACATTCCGTTGAACGGCTGTTCCAGGATCAGGCCATAAAAGGTGAACTCCCCCTTGTCGTCCTGGATCATCAACCTGTTGAGCTGGAGTCGTTTCCAGAGTATCCGGTTCATATGAGTCTGTCAGGACATACGCACCGGGGGCAGATTTGGCCGAATCACGTATTTACCCAAAAGCTGTTCCCTCTTGACTGGGGGTATAAGCAGTTTGGACAGGTTCACAGTTTTGTTTCATCCG
- a CDS encoding pepsin/retropepsin-like aspartic protease family protein encodes MADRMIIDTCAPHTKLSLKKGKELGLTDGMTEMTFASFSIGPLKVSEFTIQFEDLESDGIVGLDFLKKTGAKINLDAMTISSSRT; translated from the coding sequence ATGGCTGACAGAATGATCATCGACACCTGTGCACCTCATACAAAATTGTCTTTAAAGAAAGGCAAGGAGCTCGGACTGACCGATGGGATGACCGAAATGACGTTCGCATCATTCAGTATCGGACCGTTAAAGGTGAGTGAGTTCACCATTCAATTTGAAGATCTCGAATCAGACGGAATTGTCGGACTCGATTTCCTCAAAAAAACCGGTGCCAAGATCAACCTTGATGCCATGACCATTTCAAGCTCCAGAACGTGA
- a CDS encoding DUF2187 family protein — MAEESQQKEQPILNSGDAVKVTAGEYKGKSAKVISPYTNSISVELDEKEEDGSRPRTVLKHTEYKII; from the coding sequence ATGGCTGAGGAATCTCAACAAAAAGAACAACCGATCCTGAATTCCGGAGACGCAGTGAAGGTCACTGCGGGTGAGTATAAAGGAAAGAGCGCAAAAGTAATTTCCCCCTATACAAACTCCATTTCTGTGGAATTAGATGAAAAAGAAGAGGACGGCTCTCGCCCGCGTACCGTACTCAAGCACACAGAATACAAAATCATCTGA
- a CDS encoding flavodoxin domain-containing protein: MKTAVIYCSKHGTAHKTAVYISNAIPDSELIELSTSKKTDFRHYDRVILGASVHMGQINRRMKALIQHHESLLLEKRIGLFLCCMHEDMEAQLQFENAFPESLREHASAIVLPGGELIFSKMNMFEKMIVRRVTGSGDDQSTLNYQALDTFIQAMKSEAYQR; encoded by the coding sequence ATGAAAACAGCTGTGATCTACTGCAGCAAACACGGCACGGCGCATAAAACTGCAGTATATATTTCTAACGCCATTCCGGATTCTGAACTGATTGAACTCTCAACATCAAAAAAAACTGATTTCAGGCACTATGATCGCGTCATACTCGGCGCGTCTGTCCATATGGGTCAAATTAACAGACGGATGAAAGCATTGATCCAACATCATGAAAGCCTGCTTCTTGAGAAAAGAATCGGACTGTTTCTGTGTTGCATGCACGAAGACATGGAAGCTCAGCTGCAGTTCGAGAATGCCTTTCCTGAATCCCTAAGGGAACATGCATCGGCCATTGTTTTACCGGGTGGTGAACTGATCTTCTCGAAAATGAATATGTTCGAAAAAATGATCGTCAGACGAGTGACTGGATCCGGTGATGATCAATCAACACTGAATTATCAAGCTTTGGATACATTCATT